The DNA segment TTCCCGCAGATCAATTTGCAAACCGGTGAAGCCAGTACGCCAGCGGAAGTGGCGGGGACGGTGGATAATGGTCTGACTCCGTTGCTCTCGGTGAAGAATCTCAGCGCCCGATTTCCGGTCTACGGCGGCGTATTCAGCCGTCAGGTCGGGGCGGTACATGCAGTGGAAAATATCAGTTTTGATTTATTCCAGGGCGAAACGCTCTCGCTAGTCGGGGAGTCCGGCTGCGGGAAATCCACCACTGGCCGCGCGGTAACGCGATTGCTGAAACCGCACAGTGGTGCAATTGACTTCGACGGGTTTGACGTGATGAATTTGGGTAAGCGCGACATTTTGCAAATGCGTCAGCGCATCCAGATGATATTTCAGGATCCGTTCGCCAGCCTGAATCCGCGTATGCGCATCGGCGATGCGTTGATTGAGCCGATGCTGCAACACAAGCTGCATAACCGAAGTGATGCGAAAGAGAAAGCCGCGTCGCTATTGCAAAAGGTCGGGTTGTCGCCGGACATGCTACGCCGGTTCCCACATGAGTTTTCTGGTGGTCAGCGTCAGCGAATCTGCATCGCACGCGCACTGACGCTCGACCCGAAAGTGATTGTTGCTGATGAGTCGGTGTCCGCGCTGGATGTGTCGGTAAAAGCGCAGGTGGTGAATCTTCTGCTCGATTTACAGGAAAGTATGAATCTGTCTTATCTGTTTATTTCGCATGATATGGCGGTGGTTGAGCGCGTGAGTCATCGCGTGGCGGTGATGTATCTGGGGGAAATTGTGGAGATCGGCCCACGGGCGGCGATATTCGATAATCCGCAGCATCCGTATACCCGCAAACTGATGGCCTCAGTGCCGGTCCCTGATCCGTCGCGCAGAAGGCTCAAGCGTCAGATGCAGGTCGAAGAGCTGAAAAGCCCGGTGCGTGAGAACGGCTTTGTACCGCCAGTCAGGCAGTATCAGGAAGTGTCAGTGGGACATTTTGTTCAGGTTTGATAGTCAGGAAGAGGGTGGTGGGGGAAGGATTACTCGGCCTGTGGCCTCGCCCTGCGGGTCGAAGATTCTTCATCCTTCCCGAACAGTGCTCTAATTTATTTTTGATTTTGTCGCAAGGAGAGGAGACGTCAGGAAGATGGTGGTGGGGGAAGGATTCGAACCTTCGAAGTCGATGACGGCAGATTTACAGTCTGCTCCCTTTGGCCGCTCGGGAACCCCACCACAACTTTTGTGGCATTTACTACATACTTCCAGGCCTTAAATCATCATGCGCTACATGGATGATTTCTCGTTACAGCGGTAACGCTGCGAACGGGGCGCATAATACCAAATGAAACGAATGTGTAAAGCGCTGAAAGCGATAATAAAGTTCGTTTGCGGTTTTTTTGTTCTTAACGGTGCTTCTCTGCGCGAAAAGCACCATCAGAACAGCGTTTTACAGGATAACTGTACGGTTCCCATAAACGAACACGCGCTGCGCCAGTACACGGTACAGCGCACGGCTAAGAACGTTTTTCTCGACGTCACGACCGGCACGCATCATATCTTCAGCGGTATAGGTGTGATCGACGTTAATCACGTCCTGCATGATGATCGGGCCTTCGTCTAAACTGTCGTTGACGTAGTGCGCCGTTGCACCAATCAGCTTCACACCACGTTCGTATGCCTGATGATACGGACGTGCGCCGATAAAGGCCGGCAGGAATGAGTGGTGAATATTAATGACCTGATGCGGGTAATGCTGCACGAAGCCCGGCGTCAGAACGCGCATGTACTTCGCCAGAACCACGTAATCGGGTTGGTACTGGTCGATTTGCGCAATCATCGCACTGTCATGCTGTTCGCGGGTCAAACCTTCGTGGCTGACCAGATGGAACGGAATGTCGAAGCGTTCCACCAGCGTTTGCAGGGTGTCGTGGTTACCGATGACCGCGTCGATTTCGACATCCAAACCACCGTAAGCGGCTTTCATCAGCAGATCGCCAAGGCAGTGCGCCTCTTTGGTCACCAGAATGACGATGCGACGACGGCCTGTGCTGTGTAATTCACGCACGGAACCGGCTGGCAGCGCGCTGTCCAGATCGGCGAGCAGCGTGGTGTCGTTGAAGATCCCTTCCAGTTCGGTACGCATAAAGAAGCGTCCGGTGCGGTGATCCACGAATTCATTGTTTTGCACGATATTCAGTTCGTGCTTGTAGCAAATATTAGTAATTTTGGCGATCAGACCTTTTGCATCAGGGCAAATGGTGCGTAATACCTTGGTTTGTACGTTCTGTTGCGACATGAGGGTGTGGATCCTGTCCAAGACTGGTAATAACAAATTAACAATGCGATTAAATTATTTACCGCAGCACTTCTTATATTTTTTACCCGATCCGCACGGGCAGGCGTCATTGCGGCCTGTCTGCGGTTTAATTCCGTCTATATAGTACCAGCGATCTTTCAAACGAAGAAATCGCGAGCGTTCATGAATGAGATGAACCTGTTCCTGACCGGTTTCGGTGAAACGTGCGGCGAATTCCACGAATCCTTCATCCGGGTCGCGACCGTCCTGCTGGCCAATGACATTTAATCCCTGCCAGTGTGTGGTCGCAAAGCCTTCTTCCAAACTGGCGCGCCAGTGCCCGGGTTGACAATCAGGATGCCAGGTGGCGATCAGATAACTCGCATTTTTTAATGTATAAGCGGTGTAGCGGGACCGCATCAGTGCAGACGGCGTCGGTGCCGGTTTATCTCCGGCAATGTATGGCTGGCAGCACTCGTCGAACAAAACGTTGCTGCCACATGGGCAAAGTAGGGACACGTAAACTCCGGAATCAGCCTGTCTGGCGTATGTTGCACGCAGGTTGCGCTATTGAATGCATCAAAGTGTTATGTTACCTAACATCCTCGTCGTGTGGCAACGCGCTTCCCGGTTCACTCTTATTTTCAGATAGCATTAAGGTTTTACATGAGCAGAAAAGTCACCATCGGTCTGGCCCTTGGCTCGGGAGCAGCAAAAGGTTGGGCACACATCGGCGTGATTAATGCCCTTAAAGATATGGATATTGAGGTGGATGTGGTCGCCGGATGTTCAGTCGGCGCGCTGGTCGGTGCGGCTTATGTGAGTAACAGGTTACCGGCAATGGAAAGCTGGGTGCGCTCGTTCAGTTACTGGGACGTGCTGCGTCTGATGGATTTCTCCTGGAAACGCGGGGGATTGCTGCGCGGTGAGCGCGTATTTAACGCCGTCGGACAGATTATCCGCATTAACGAGATTGAAGAGTGCTCGAAAAAATTCGGCGCCGTGGCAACAAACCTGAGTACAGGCCGTGAGTTGTGGCTGACCAAAGGGGATTTGCACGAGGCCATTCGCGCCTCCTGTAGTATGCCTGGCTTGCTGGCACCGGTCTGGCATAACGGGTACTGGCTGGTGGACGGGGCGGTGGTGAATCCGGTGCCTGTCTCTCTGACCCGTGCGTTAGGGGCAGATATTGTGATAGCCGTCGATCTTCAGCATGACGCGCATCTGATGCAGCAGGATTTACTAACAGTGCAGCCGACCGGCGAAGCACTCATTACTGAGAAAGACCTGAGCTGGCGTGACAGAATCCGCCAGCGCTTAACCCGCCCGAACGCCCGTAAGCCAAATGTCAGCCCTTCGGCCATGGAAATTATGTCGACCTCCATCCAGGTTTTGGAGAACCGGCTTAAGCGTAATCGTATGGCGGGCGATCCCCCGGATGTGGTTATCCAGCCTTATTGCCCGCAAATCTCGACGCTCGATTTTCATCGCGCAGCGGAGGCTATTGAAGCGGGTCGCCTCGCCGTTGAAAAGCAAAGAGAACAGTTGTTACCCCTGATAAAAAACAAACAGTTCTGAGTGGCTTAGGGTGTGTACCAGCGGAATCTGAAAATTCTGACAAGCAAAAACAGGCTTTATGAGCCACTATTAGAATAAGAAAATTTGGGGGCCGTGATGGATAAACCACTTACAAGCAAGCACATTCTTATCGTTGAAGACGAAGCCGTTTTCCGATCTGTGCTCGCTGGCTATGTGAGTTCCCTCGGCGCCACCTTCACAGAAGCAGAAAACGGCCTGCAGGCTTTATCCTTGATCGAAGACTTTCCTCCTGATCTGATCCTCTGCGATTTAGCAATGCCCGAAATGGGCGGTATCGAGTTTGTCGAAAACTTGCGACTGCAGGGTAATAAAATCCCCGTTCTGGTGATTTCCGCCACCGATAAAATGACGGATGTCGCGACGATGCTGCGCCTTGGTGTCGAAGATGTGTTGCTTAAACCAATAAACGATCTACAGCGGTTACGCGACGCGTTGTTGACCTGCCTGTATCCGAAGCTGTTTTCTTCTCAGGCGATGGAGGAAAGTTCGCTGGTTCAGGACTGGGAAGCGTTGTGCCGTAATCCGAATGAAGCGCAAAGGCTGCTTAAGGAATTACAGCCACCAGTACAGCAAACGCTGGCCAATTGCCGCATTAACTACCGGCAGCTGACGACGACGGATCATCCGGGACTGGTGCTGGATATTGCCGCATTATCATCGAAAGATTTGGGTTTCTATTGCCTGGATGTGACCCGCGCTAATGAAAATGGCGTACTGGCAGCATTGTTGCTGCGTGCCATTTTTAACAGCCTGCTGCGTGAACATTTGAGCGACCAGCATCAGCGGTTACCGCAGATGTCGACACTGCTTAAGCAGGTGAATCATTTATTCAAACAAGCAAACCTCAAAGGCCAGTTCCCACTTTTACTCGGGTACTACCATGCCGAACATAAAAATCTCATCCTGGTTTCGGCAGGCCTGCATGCCAATCTCAATACTGGCACCAATACCATTCAACTTAGCAACGGTGTGCCGCTGGGCACGACGGGCGCAACCTATTCTAATCAGATAAGCCAGCGCTGCGAGGCGTGGCAATGTCAGGTATGGGGATCGGGTGGGCGTCTGAGATTAATGTTGTCTACTGAGTGAGCACATTTCTCATTGCGTAGAATAATGCCTTAATAATATTGAGCATTTCCTACGCACGACTTTTCGTCTTCATAATTCATCACATTATTCTAAGACCTATCTTATGCAAAATATGCCTTTGCAGAGGCACTTACGTTTGAAACTGGTATAATGCGCCCAGAATTTTAAGTCTCAATTTCACGTAGTCTAAAAATGATGTTTAAAAATATATAATAGGAATTCGCTGATGAAAGTAACAGTTTTTGGTATCGGTTACGTCGGACTTGTTCAGGCGGCGGTTCTTGCTGAAGTCGGGCATGAAGTACTGTGCATCGATGTGGATGCAAAAAAAGTAGAAAATCTGAAAAATGGTCAGATACCCATTTTTGAACCGGGTTTAACCCCATTAGTCAAACAGAACTATGAAGCAGGGCGTCTGTTGTTCAGCACCGATGCGGCTGAAGGCGTGGCGCACGCAACCGTCCAGTTTATTGCTGTGGGTACGCCACCGGATGAAGATGGCTCCGCAGACCTGAAATATGTGACTGCCGTGGCGCGTACCATCGCTGAACATATGACTGAACCTAAAGTGGTGATTGATAAGTCTACCGTTCCCGTCGGTACTGCGGATAAAGTCCGTGCAGTGATGACCGAGGTACTGAAAAAGCGCGGTGTGGATATCGATTTCAACGTGGTTTCAAACCCTGAATTCCTCAAAGAAGGTGCCGCTGTCGCCGACTGTATGCGCCCGGAACGTATCGTCATTGGTACCGACAATCCTGACGCCATCGACCCTATCCGTGAACTGTACGAACCTTTCAACCGTAATCACGACCGCATGATCCTGATGGATATCCGCAGCGCTGAGCTGACCAAGTACGCGGCGAACTGTATGCTGGCCACCAAAATCAGCTTTATGAATGAGATGTCTAATCTGGCCGAAATGCTGGGTGCAGATATTGAGAAAGTGCGTCAGGGTATCGGTTCAGACTCCCGTATCGGTTATCACTTTATCTATCCAGGCTGCGGCTACGGCGGCTCTTGCTTCCCGAAAGACGTGCAGGCGCTGATCCGTACAGCAGAACATATTGGTTATCAGCCAAAATTATTACAGGCCGTTGAACAGGTGAATTATCAGCAAAAATATAAATTGCCGACATTTATTCAGCGTCATTTTGGTGAAGACCTCAAAGGCAAAACCTTTGCGCTGTGGGGCCTTTCTTTCAAACCTAATACAGATGACATGCGTGAAGCCTCCAGCCGCGTATTAATGGAGCAACTCTGGGCCGCAGGTGCGAAAATCAAAGCCTATGATCCTGAAGCGATGAATGAAACTCAGCGGATCTACGGTCATCGTGAAGATCTCGAACTGATGGGTACCAAAGAATCCGCATTGCAAAACGCCGATGCGCTGATTATTTGTACCGAATGGCAGAATTTCCGCGCACCAGATTTCGATGTCATCAAAAATGCATTAAAAGAGCCGGTCATCTTTGATGGTCGTAATTTATTCGATCCTGAACGTTTAGAAAAACGCGGGTTTACTTACTACGGTATTGGCCGTGGTGCATCAGTCAATCCGGTTCTGTAAGGAGTATTCATGAAATATCTGGTTACCGGCGCTGCGGGTTTTATTGGTTTTTACGTATCACAACGTTTGCTGGCGGCAGGTCATACCGTTGTCGGAATTGATAATCTGAATGATTATTATGACGTCAATCTGAAACTCGCGCGTTTGGCGCAGCTCGAAAATAAAGACGGCTTTTCGTTCATTAAGCTGGATTTAGCCGAACGCGAGGGTATGGCCGCTTTGTTTGCAGAGCAGCGTTTTGACCGTGTTATTCATTTGGCTGCGCAAGCCGGTGTCCGGTATTCCATCGAAAATCCTTTGGCATATGCAGATTCTAACCTCATAGGATTTGTTAATGTTCTGGAAGGGTGCCGTCATAATAAAGTCGGTCATTTGCTTTATGCGTCTTCCAGTTCAGTTTATGGCCTGAACAAGAAACAACCTTTCTCGACGGATGATTCTGTTGATCATCCAGTTTCACTTTATGCCGCGACCAAAAAAGCCAATGAATTAATGGCTCACACTTATTCACATCTTTATAGCCTGCCAACCACCGGATTGCGTTTCTTTACTGTGTACGGTCCGTGGGGGCGTCCTGATATGGCGCTGTTTAAGTTTACCAAAGCAATGATCGCCGGTCAGAGTATTGATGTTTATAACCACGGCGAAATGCGTCGCGACTTTACCTATATTGATGATATAGCCGAAGCGATTGTGCGTTTACAGGATGTCATACCGCAGCCTCAGCCGGACTGGACCGTGGAAAATGGGTCACCAGCCAGCAGTTCTGCACCCTACAGTGTTTATAATATAGGTAATAACAGCCCGGTGAAACTGACGGCCTACATCAGTGCACTTGAGAAGGCGCTGGGCATTGAAGCTAGCAAGAACCTGCTGCCTATGCAGCCTGGTGACGTGCATGAGACCAGTGCTGATACACAGCCGCTTTATGAGGCTATCAACTTTAAGCCTGAAACGACAGTCGAGCAGGGCGTACAAAACTTCGTGGACTGGTATCGAGATTTCTACCACGTATAAACTGGCGTGGTAAACAAAGGCTGCTCAGGCAGCCTTTTTTGTTTTTGATTATTCAGTTAAATCTTATAGTCGTTTATCCATAAATCAAATTTCCATTTATGGACGTTGACGGTTAAGTTCAATGGAAATACCAAAACAAAAAACCCATCGCGATGGATGGGTTTTATCATGACTTATACTTGTGTCAATAAGGGCAATTACAGCAGGAAATCGTCCAGTGATTTGCCTTGCTCTTCGATTGCTTTCTTGATCACAGCCGGAGTACGACCCTGGCCGGTCCAGGTTTTGTTTTCGCCGTTTTCGTCGATGTATTTGTATTTAGCAGGGCGTGCAGCACGTTTAGCTTTACCAGCAGATTTGGTTGCAGCCATTGTTTGCAGCAATTCGTTAGGATCAATGCCGTCAGCAATCAGCATTTCACGGTATTGTTGCAGTTTACGCGTGCGTTCTTCAATTTCAGCAGCTGCCTGAGAATCTTCTTCGCGACGTTCGTTAACAACAACTTCTAATTTTTCCAGCATCTCTTCCAGAGTTTCCAGAGTGCATTCTCTTGCTTGCGCACGCAGAGTACGGATGTTGTTCAGAATCTTTAATGCTTCGCTCATTATACTAGTCTCAATTATATGGTGGGGGGCGTTTGTGTAATAATAGATTGCTCTTCCCTGTTCTGCAATAGACAATTTGTATTACTGACTCTAATTTACGCATTTAAAGCAAATGATGATGACGCTGTTAAAATATAGTTGAGTCTGCAGTCGCTATTTAGCGGGGGTTATAACCCTATTTTCAATACATTCCGCAGGTGTATTCTCATATCGCACTGCGGGATGTATAACCTTTTGCACGCTCGGACAATTAAAACATTAACTATAATGTCAATTGTAAGGATAAGGCCATGCAGGGCATTAACACCACAATAAGCCGCATCACTGCTGCCTTTTTAGGACTCCGCCGAGCGGTGCTTTAATGTATAGACAAACCAATCTCTTCACTAAAATTACATATAAATGCCCGTCCCGTAAGGTAATAAGCAGTAACGATAACTCTTACTCTCACGGAGGATTATAATTTCTGATTGTAAGTTTCTGTGATTTTCAAAATGTCTGGAATGGTTATTCCGGGTTCATATTGAGAACCGTAACACATTGTTATCCGTGAAGGTGTTTGTGGTACAATCTCAGCCGAAAAATTCCGCCTTCCAATACGTTACGGGGTCGCCGCTTCATGGCTCAGCTTTATTTTTACTACTCGGCTATGAATGCCGGTAAGTCTACGTCTCTGTTGCAGTCTTCATATAATTATCAAGAACGTGGCATGCGCACGCTGGTG comes from the Enterobacteriaceae bacterium Kacie_13 genome and includes:
- a CDS encoding dipeptide ABC transporter ATP-binding protein, giving the protein MSEPENRLPVLSVKHLTTSFRGEDDWLPVVRDLSFEVYPGETLAIVGESGSGKSVTSLSVMRLLKAQSSKIEGEILLNQRSLPGLSDKHMRDIRGNEMAMIFQEPMTSLNPTFSIGRQIAESLKRHRGMSSAQARAETLKLLEKVRIPNASARFDEYPHQFSGGMRQRVMIAMALALKPKLLIADEPTTALDVTIQGQILDLIKTLQEEEGMAVLFITHDMGVVAEIADRTLVMYRGEAVESGATEDIFHRPQHPYTRALLAAVPKLGSMQGREWPLRFPQINLQTGEASTPAEVAGTVDNGLTPLLSVKNLSARFPVYGGVFSRQVGAVHAVENISFDLFQGETLSLVGESGCGKSTTGRAVTRLLKPHSGAIDFDGFDVMNLGKRDILQMRQRIQMIFQDPFASLNPRMRIGDALIEPMLQHKLHNRSDAKEKAASLLQKVGLSPDMLRRFPHEFSGGQRQRICIARALTLDPKVIVADESVSALDVSVKAQVVNLLLDLQESMNLSYLFISHDMAVVERVSHRVAVMYLGEIVEIGPRAAIFDNPQHPYTRKLMASVPVPDPSRRRLKRQMQVEELKSPVRENGFVPPVRQYQEVSVGHFVQV
- the purU gene encoding formyltetrahydrofolate deformylase → MSQQNVQTKVLRTICPDAKGLIAKITNICYKHELNIVQNNEFVDHRTGRFFMRTELEGIFNDTTLLADLDSALPAGSVRELHSTGRRRIVILVTKEAHCLGDLLMKAAYGGLDVEIDAVIGNHDTLQTLVERFDIPFHLVSHEGLTREQHDSAMIAQIDQYQPDYVVLAKYMRVLTPGFVQHYPHQVINIHHSFLPAFIGARPYHQAYERGVKLIGATAHYVNDSLDEGPIIMQDVINVDHTYTAEDMMRAGRDVEKNVLSRALYRVLAQRVFVYGNRTVIL
- a CDS encoding YchJ family protein; its protein translation is MSLLCPCGSNVLFDECCQPYIAGDKPAPTPSALMRSRYTAYTLKNASYLIATWHPDCQPGHWRASLEEGFATTHWQGLNVIGQQDGRDPDEGFVEFAARFTETGQEQVHLIHERSRFLRLKDRWYYIDGIKPQTGRNDACPCGSGKKYKKCCGK
- the rssA gene encoding patatin-like phospholipase RssA; the protein is MSRKVTIGLALGSGAAKGWAHIGVINALKDMDIEVDVVAGCSVGALVGAAYVSNRLPAMESWVRSFSYWDVLRLMDFSWKRGGLLRGERVFNAVGQIIRINEIEECSKKFGAVATNLSTGRELWLTKGDLHEAIRASCSMPGLLAPVWHNGYWLVDGAVVNPVPVSLTRALGADIVIAVDLQHDAHLMQQDLLTVQPTGEALITEKDLSWRDRIRQRLTRPNARKPNVSPSAMEIMSTSIQVLENRLKRNRMAGDPPDVVIQPYCPQISTLDFHRAAEAIEAGRLAVEKQREQLLPLIKNKQF
- the rssB gene encoding two-component system response regulator RssB; translated protein: MDKPLTSKHILIVEDEAVFRSVLAGYVSSLGATFTEAENGLQALSLIEDFPPDLILCDLAMPEMGGIEFVENLRLQGNKIPVLVISATDKMTDVATMLRLGVEDVLLKPINDLQRLRDALLTCLYPKLFSSQAMEESSLVQDWEALCRNPNEAQRLLKELQPPVQQTLANCRINYRQLTTTDHPGLVLDIAALSSKDLGFYCLDVTRANENGVLAALLLRAIFNSLLREHLSDQHQRLPQMSTLLKQVNHLFKQANLKGQFPLLLGYYHAEHKNLILVSAGLHANLNTGTNTIQLSNGVPLGTTGATYSNQISQRCEAWQCQVWGSGGRLRLMLSTE
- a CDS encoding nucleotide sugar dehydrogenase gives rise to the protein MKVTVFGIGYVGLVQAAVLAEVGHEVLCIDVDAKKVENLKNGQIPIFEPGLTPLVKQNYEAGRLLFSTDAAEGVAHATVQFIAVGTPPDEDGSADLKYVTAVARTIAEHMTEPKVVIDKSTVPVGTADKVRAVMTEVLKKRGVDIDFNVVSNPEFLKEGAAVADCMRPERIVIGTDNPDAIDPIRELYEPFNRNHDRMILMDIRSAELTKYAANCMLATKISFMNEMSNLAEMLGADIEKVRQGIGSDSRIGYHFIYPGCGYGGSCFPKDVQALIRTAEHIGYQPKLLQAVEQVNYQQKYKLPTFIQRHFGEDLKGKTFALWGLSFKPNTDDMREASSRVLMEQLWAAGAKIKAYDPEAMNETQRIYGHREDLELMGTKESALQNADALIICTEWQNFRAPDFDVIKNALKEPVIFDGRNLFDPERLEKRGFTYYGIGRGASVNPVL
- a CDS encoding NAD-dependent epimerase/dehydratase family protein; translated protein: MKYLVTGAAGFIGFYVSQRLLAAGHTVVGIDNLNDYYDVNLKLARLAQLENKDGFSFIKLDLAEREGMAALFAEQRFDRVIHLAAQAGVRYSIENPLAYADSNLIGFVNVLEGCRHNKVGHLLYASSSSVYGLNKKQPFSTDDSVDHPVSLYAATKKANELMAHTYSHLYSLPTTGLRFFTVYGPWGRPDMALFKFTKAMIAGQSIDVYNHGEMRRDFTYIDDIAEAIVRLQDVIPQPQPDWTVENGSPASSSAPYSVYNIGNNSPVKLTAYISALEKALGIEASKNLLPMQPGDVHETSADTQPLYEAINFKPETTVEQGVQNFVDWYRDFYHV
- a CDS encoding DNA-binding transcriptional regulator H-NS — translated: MSEALKILNNIRTLRAQARECTLETLEEMLEKLEVVVNERREEDSQAAAEIEERTRKLQQYREMLIADGIDPNELLQTMAATKSAGKAKRAARPAKYKYIDENGENKTWTGQGRTPAVIKKAIEEQGKSLDDFLL